The stretch of DNA ttgcaaataaattcattaaaaatcctacaatgttttttctcattttgtctgtcatagttgaagtgtacctatgatgaaaattacaggcctctctcatctttttaagtgggagaacttgcacaattggtggctgactaaatacttttttgccccactgtacatgtcaTTGCTAAGGTTGTTGTTGTCAATCAGGGCTGCCCTCAGTATTGGCCTGAAGAGGGGATGCTTCGCTACGGTCCTGTCCAAGTTGAATGCATGTCCTGCTCCATGGATTGTGACGTCATCAGCCGTCTCTTCAGAATATGTAACCTCACTAGAGTAAGTAGCTAGTATCCCATAATGTATTCACCTTACCTTCAGTTGTGTCTGAAGGCCAATTGTGATAGAATCCACAATAATCGATTGTTTACTTTTTCCACAGCCAGGAGCTAGCATAATTAGCATCGTCTGAATTCATGAATGTTGACAGACGGACCGATGTTAGCAAATCTGCATTGGATGCAGAAACTTCCTCAAAAGCACTTCAAACTAAGTTTGGTAGCGTCGATACTCATGAAGAACCTGTCCATGTTTTCTTCCTCGTGAGAATGTGGTTAATTTTGCAGTAATATCTGAAAATTCCAATTCTCTGATAGTTCCATCAAGCCACCGGTGAGTTTGTTCACGTCTGCTAAATCaatccacgtgtgtgtgtgcccaaTGGAATACAATACAACTTTTTTGTCCATGTTACAGCAAACAACAGAGTTTTGAGTGATACAATTTCAGCGACTATTTCAGTATTATGCACGTAAACAAAATTCCTGCAAACTCATCCAACCACCAAACTTAGTTGGAAATGCTTTTGAGAAAGTTTCTGCTTGCAATGCAGCTTTGCTAACATCTAATCGTCTGTTTACATGCTTGAATTTGGAGGATGCTAATTATGATAGTACCTGGCTGTGAATTTTGTCACTATGGGCCTTCAGACACAACTCAAGGTAAGGATACCAGTCAAGGTTATAGTACGTGGATGGTTCGATGAGAATAATGCTATGAAGTTGAGAGTAAGAGCCAAAATGGCTGctgttgctgatgtgtgcttcTGTGTTCCCCACAGCCTCAGGAGGGCTATCTGATGGTGAGGCAGTTCCAGTACCTGGGCTGGGCAGCCCACAGAGAAGTCCCAGCATCAAAGCGTTCCTTCCTGAAGCTCATACTGCAGGTGGACAAGTGGCAGGAGGAGTGTGAAGAGGGAGAGGGACGCACAATCATCCACTGCCTGTGAGTGTACACACACCCTCCACTACCACCCCCACTCCCACACACTAACACCTACATGCAtgctttcaacaacaaaaaattgatcATCTCTCTTCCACCTGCACCCACCTATTATATTTCACAAGTTTGGCAGTTCAGTAGAAAAGTCACCCAGCCAACCTCACACTTCCACCCTTGTGTTCCTGTGCTGTAGAAACGGAGGTGGGCGCAGTGGGATGTTCTGTGCTATCAGCATTGTGTGTGAGATGATCAAGAGGCAGAATGTGGTGGACGTGTTCCATGCAGTCAAGAGCCTGAGGAACAGCAAGCCCAACATGGTGGACAGCCCGGTAAGACAGGCCAactaactgactccagatcagtcaAACTGAGTTTCAGACAGACGTATCTCTGACTCATTATGGTGCTAATATATCACCATAGGCCTACGCCACCTCTCATTTCTGGTGATATTCACTGGAGAAGTCGGGTAATAATATGGAGGTATTAGAGAACAGATAGCAACACCTCACATTAGATTTGTTTTGCAGATTgtgtttaaatacattttagccaAGCAATATTGTCAAAACTATCCAACAATGATAATGTTATGGATCACTGAGAAGTGAACAGAAGAGTCTGTTGAGTATATAAAATAAACTGTTTGTGGGCTAACATGTAAGACTCCTCGCCTCATCCTTTACACAGCCTATGCAGCCCTGTGTTAAAGTTACCTCTTAATTTCACTGCCAGAGAATAGAGAACATATTTTTATGTTAAGAATTGAAAATGCCTTTCAGTAGTGATTAAACTTGTTATCACCATGTTATTACTGTATTGTTCATCATATACTGTTGTAGTGTAGCATCATGTTTAGCACCACAGCGGTTAACTCGATGTGTTTTCATCTGAACAGGATCAGTACCGCTTCTGCTACGACCTTGCTCTGGAGTTCATCGAGACCTCTTAACCAAGAAGACGGGACGGAACAGAACTCTGGATCTTGGCAACCATTCCACCGCTACAGATTGGGTGGAGGCGGACATCATTCACTAAGCCCATACAGACTGCTATAGATGGTTTGGGATTTTTTGAGAAATCTTTAATGTTTCTAGTTGTACTGGGAGTATGATGTGAGTGGTTTGTAAATGTCTCCATTGTACAGTACTTCACCGTATTCAGTGCCACAGAAACAAATGTCGGCCACTAGGCCACATTTGCTTCAATGTCTTTTGCAGATttagttatttttatgtgcagCCATTGTAGAAGGGGTAACACTAATGCCAAGGTGTTGCATGCAAAAAAAgcaaacttttttttcttctatatTATCAGCATTATTGTCAACGAacaatatatatatctatagaaGTCCATCACAAATGTGAAAGAAAAAATACTGCGCTCTATACATGAATAGAAGTGCTAACGTGACATTGGCTTAGTAATGTTTGTATCGTGCTCTGATGGCTGACTCATTTTGGTTTTATTTTGTAGCAAATCTTAATCATAAGCCAAAGACTTATGTAAATATGTCTATATGGATAAAGCATATTGTTTGTATTTATTGTTTACTTGTATTATTTTTTGAAAGCTAAAAACAATCATCTTCATTCCATTTTTACCTAGCTATGACTTTAAAACGTAAACATTTATTGTTGTTTTTAAGTATTAGAATCAATTTCAGTAGTATATCTTGTTTTCAATTTGTTCTTATTCTCTATGTGATGTTAGTGGTTTATTTGTGTAAAATAATGCTTGTGAATTCTACCCATGCAGATAGAATATCAGAAGGTCATGTGGTGACTataaaatagttatatttttttCTGATGATCACTCAACCTGCAATGGTATTTTGGAAAAACAAAAGGAACATGGCGGAGAAAAAAACGGGAATTCTAATCAGTATTAGATACAGCTTATTAGGATGTAAGCCAACGCAGCAGAGGCAGGTGTGCAGCCAGCCATACTGATGTGGGACATGAGTGGACCTCCTGGAGAAAAGGAAGCAAGTCATTATCATGTGGAGTTTAGTCATGTTTCATACATTATTTTGTCCGTAACTGTTGGCTTATTGgctgtaataaaaaataaaacatctttGAATAAAATGTCATTGTGTAAGACATCGTTAGTATCATTACAGGTGAGATGATGTATAGTTTGGTCACGTGATGTGTGATATGTTAGCTGTTCACAAACtattcactttattgttttaatCTGATCACTACATATTAGATACAGATATTTTTTGTCTGAAGACACTGCTGTTTTCCAGTGCTTTGCAGAACTGCAAGTCACTAAACACTTACAAGTGTCATTTCTGGTGTGATGTGAATCATAGGTATTGTGACTGATATATCATTGTTCTGTGGCGTTGTTCTCATAGCTACTTAGTGAGTTGTGGTTAGTTGTTTCTGGTTTCCGGCTGCAGTGTGTGTGCTCCTGTTACACCTGCTGCAGCCCTAGTGACTCATAGatggctgctctctctctgtgtcactgaGTTGCATTGTTCACTGTAGAATATAGAGAGCCTTCATACTAAAGTATAAGCACTGGCACTTAGGTTATACCAAAACCTCTGGTCAACCTTTTGCTGATCCATGGAGAAGATGGCATCTCCTCTCTAGGTTTCCTTTAGGGTATACATAGTCTGGGTCACCCAGAGTCCAAATGGAAAGGATGGCTATGACATTGGAAAAGTTCACCCGCTCTCTTGATGCCACGTCTCTCCCTAGAGTACTGCAGATACAATCTGGATATTATTTCCAAGGTAAGACTGAAGAAGCCCTAATTTAAGTCCTTATTCAATGGACTGGAATATAATATAATTTGAGTTTAAAGTGGCTATGAAGTATTTTACTATACAATTATATAAACATTAGGTATTTCATGTTACAAAATTCAGCGTATACCTGATGTCGATTATTATTTTTAACTGGAGCTTTGAAAAAATATTGTTTggtaaaatgtatacattttcatGAATAATAATTTTCAATTCTTAATAAATGAATTATTCATGCATAGTAATTATAGAGTTACCACCctttacttatgtacttacttattTGGATCTGTTACTCTTCAAGGAGAATAGACCATCGACTTAGGTCCATTCATTGCCAAAAGAATAGATCCATTGAAATGTCTTTCTACCAGGTTCTGTGTATGAACTGTTTGGAAGAGAGTGGAGCTTCTCCTATGGAGAGCTCCTGAAGATCATTGGGATCAGTGTCACCAGACTCAATGTGGAACTTCAGTCTGAGGGTTCCAAATCTATGACAGTAGATATATCTCTCGACTATCCAGGTAAGTCCCGAAACATCTAAACTGTACCTTGAACATGAAAtctaaatgtttttttgttcattTGTTCCTTTATAAAAACGTATGTGGATTCATATATTCAgatttaaatgttttaataattGTCTTAATTCTTGTCCtttaccatttaaaaaaatatatatatatatttaacctttatttaaccaggaagggctcattgagatttgaaatctctttttcaagagcgtcctggccaagataggcagcaccaagtcattacacaattacagacagacaacatgaaaaactacaagtaatttagtaaaaaccatagaattcacaagagtataacaatatcaaaaacagcaaattaaaaaacattgacaggtcagggaatcagtctgAAAATTCTTCATCACTCATTTAAAAAcacaatcgggacaagttcttccagtttaaaagtattttgtaaggcgttccaagcccatggcgcagagtacataaaatcccttttaccaaattcagttcggacatttggaaccgTTAGCAGGGTAAAGTCCTGCGAACGAAGAGATTACCCACCACATTGCCATGTACTGCAGTTTACGTTATACATGTAAATGTCCAAACCTCTCTCTCGGGTTAGAAAGGGACCTTCTCAACATATGGTTTTGTGCATTGTACCAATAAATACAATGTCATATATTGCTTTTCCTGCCTGTATTTTCAGGCCTTTTCAGGATCGTGGCCGACAAGAGCCCATACACCAGTATACAGGAGATTGTTGAGGCAGTGTGTATCAGCCCTGAGTGCCTGGGCCAGCCAGAGTTCCGCTGCCCTGAGGAACtacagctggctgaggggaccaTCCATGCTGAGGAGAGCTTCAGACTCACTGCTCTTAGGACGAAGCACGGAGACAGCCATGTTGAGTGTGAGGTCACGCGGAAAGACTCCAAGCACATCTTCACTGTGAAGCTCTCGCACACTGGGGAGTTCTATGAGTGTGCCGACGACCAGTTCTACACCCTCAGGGAGCTGGTGGAGTGGAAAATGCCCAAAGGAAGGAAAAGGACAGTGACTTGGGCCAAGTCTTTGCCATCAAAGGAGAAGTGGGTGTCTAAGTTGCCAGAGGACTACAGTGGAGAGCTGGTTCTCACACCTGTCTACGAGCTCCAGACTGTGTCCAAGTGTGAGTGTCACACAAACAGCCCATTAATATTCTCACTTTACGTCAATTATGTGGAATGAAGACCATGATAAAATAAAGTCACACAATGATTCTCTGTATTTTTCATATTATAATTACATTTTTCTTATCTCGGTTTATTTAAAGAGAACAAATTGTAATACTGCCAACTAATGAACATGACAACTACAGTACACTGGTCTTGGGTCATTAACTTTTGGTTTCAGAAGCACAGACATGAAAATAGAGGGGGGTTTTGAAGTGTAGTAGTCATCGTTCTGGTCAGGGAATTACAATGAATTTTTACTTTGTAGAACACAACAAAAATGAAACTTTTCAAACCAGAAGTTAAACAGATGTACTAATGTCAGAGCTTCAGAGATAAATTAtctgatttttaaaaatgtaatacattatgtatttatttttggcaaaacattttttataagAAAAGTCTTAAATGAGAATATTTGGCCTATAGTAGACCATCCTCACTTTTGCTGGCATACTAAACAGAAATAATCTGATTTTTGTTCACAGTTGGGAAGAACGTTGTTTTCATCCCATCGACCCTTGACGTTGAGGTGTTGGACGTAACCGAGGAGAGTGACGGTGCCTGTTTCATGCAGCCTCTGTCACTCCGTGATGTCTTTGCCAAGCCGAGCGAGGTCTTCCCCTTCAGGGCTGAGATCATAGAGCCACCATCACAAGTTCAGGAGGAATTGGGTTTCCTGAAGTCCTCTAAGCAAGTCATTGTCCACGGTGCCTACCAGACCAAGAGGATCCTAGCGTCTGAGATCCGCAGCGAGGCCCAAAGACGCTTCCTCATTCCAGTGTCTTACAACGGCAGGTTCAAGCGCAGGCCCCGGATGTTCCCCACAGCGTATGACCTAGAGGTAGCCAAGAGTGACATGGAGCAGCTCCACGTGGTGGCTACCAGGGCCTTTGAGGCCGACTACGAGGGTCTGTCCTCAGTACTGGTGGGAGACCAGTACCTGGTCCACAAAAgggagaccagtgaggtgatcTACGGCGGCAGGAGAAAGACGGTGGAGGCCCTGGCCTGTGAGAAGATGGTGGGGAAGAAGTACGAGGCCGTGCTGATCCCCATGTGTCTGGACGGCGGCTTTGTGGAGGTGGTCCACGACAAGAAGCAGTACATGCTCTCAGAGGTCTGCCACAGGTTCTCCCTGCCCTTCAACGTCAAGGTGTCTATGAGGGACCTCTCAGTGATGGAGGACCTCCTGGCTGGGGCCACAGGGCTGCAGCTGGAGGAGGAGATCACTGACCCCTACCTTCTTGTCTCCACCCCGGACCTGGCCCAGTGCTGGGAGGTGCCTGTCAACCGCATCAACATGACCCTGCAGCTCCTGCAGCAGTGGAGCGGCCCAGAGCCGACCCAGGGCCAGGCTGTCCGCTCGGCTgtggaggagataggagaggacTGCTATTTTACCCTGAGGAGGTACGTCAACGCCAGTGTGCTGCCTCCCCCTCGACCACCAAAGAGACATCAACAGCCCTTAGAAGACACATTGAAACTGCAGCCTCCCAGGCCAAAGAAGCCAGGCCCCCCCTCTCCAAAGGTGAATCAGTCATCCATATTTTATGCATTAATAAATTAtctataacacaacaacattagcTATCAGATTTATTTAAATAAAAAGTTATATTCAATTGATTACTGTACTAATGATTTGTGTTATTATATTGAAGAGCCCACATACAGCCAAACCAGCCATGCCTAGCCCTAGTTCATTTGATTGTGCAGAACAGAACACCTCTATACCAAGAAATGAAACGTCCAACACAAATCTGGTTGCAGTGCCTAAACCAGGCCCACAaaaaggtttgtctatgtttctGTATTCCATCAAAATAGTTTTGTTAATTTAATGTCATTCAACATGCTGGAGGGATAGTAGTATGAAATATTGCAGCAGACTATTTTGCAACTAAACTTTATTCTCAACTGTCAATATCCTTCTGagacccccccaccccaaaaatGTTGGGGATTTTATGAAAAAAAGTTGTGTTccaagattttttgttgttgttatttatcTATTTTTGTAAGTGCAAAATTGTCCTCTGTAGTGGTCATTAGGACGtaaatatgtatgtatatgtatgtgtatatatatatataattattattattattatatatattttttaaatatatatatatttaaaaaaatatatatatatatatttatataaaaaacattAGTGTTTTTTATAAcattatatttatataaaaaacattACAGTCAATGGGTACAGTAGGTGAAAACATAGTTATGGTATCCGGGTGTCCACTACAAAGGACATATCTTGATAAGCTCTTATTTAGCTATTATATCATGTGAAAAAAGCATTACATAGTCATGACAACTCACTTAACTATTCCTGATGTATTCACTTAATAGAAACAATTTGAGAATCAAATTTCCATCAAATGTGCAAATTTTTACTGCAGCCATTTTCTATAAGAACTAGGAAGATAAAGTTGTCAAGGTCACACCCCCACACATGTGATATCATTGAAAAGCCCAGAATGTCCTGTCAAAGGGACATTACTTATAAGGCCTCAGAAATACGGACCAAGAACTGATCCACTAGAGAGGACAAAAATTAATTGCTGGGCCTCAGGAGGATAAAAATGCTTATAGATCTGCAatatatttatctctctgtcaAAATCTTGCCTTTGATTCTTTTGCCTTGCTGTGTTTATGTTCTCTCCCCAGCCATCGTTGAAGAAAACAGTCCTCACAACAATACAATTGAACAGGATGATGAATACACTCATGATTATGAATACATTGATGAGGATGAACTTGACAGCATCAGGAGAAAATTGAATGACCAAAGTATTCACATAACAGACAGGAAGAAATCAGAAAACACATATGCCATGCAGACTGCAAAACAGGTTTAGTATAGAAGTGAATGATTGGTTTTGATGACTATCTAATACATATCTAACCCAAGCTCAAAGTTTACCCCCGTATTGTTTAAGTGTAAAGATCAATACAAATGTTGGCAtgtgagatatactgtacagtgccttcagaaagtattcacacttttcccacattttgttgagttacaaAGTGGTATTAAAATGCATTTCATTGTCACTTTTTTTGTCaaagatctacacaaaatactctgtaatgtcaaaatgGAAGAAAAATGTGAAAATTTGTTAAAGAttcatgaaaaataaaacactaatatgtcttgattagataagtattcaaccccctgagtaaatacatgttagaatcacctttctggttaagtctaagagctttccacacatggattgtgcaacattttcccattattattttcaaaatacttcaagctctgtcaaattggttgttgataattgctagacaaccatttgcaGGTCTTGCcattagattttcaagcagatttaaattTAAATTGTAACTTGGCcatggaacattcactgtcttcttggtatggAAAACCTCCCCggtctttgtgtttgaaattcattgctcgactgagggatcttacaattatctgtatgtgtggggtgcagagatgaggtagtcattcaaaaatcatgttaaacactattattgcacacagagtgagtccatgtaacttattatgtgacttgttaagcacatttttactcctgaacgtatttaggcttgccataacaaagcggTTGAATACTTATTACTTTTGTAAAAATGCCTAAAAGcatgattccactttgacattatggggtattttgtgtaggccagtgaacaaaatgtatacatttaattcattttaaattccGGCTGaaacacaacagaatgtggaaaaagtcaagtggtgtgaatactttctgaaggcactgtaatgttCATATTTCAAGCAAAATGTATATCTATATGTACTATTATGCTCTTTATACTGAGCCACTCTTCCAtttaaatatattattatattcATGATACAAGAAATAAATTGTTTGTACATTAATCAATAAGGACATTTGCCTACTGTGGAAAATTAATAATTACAAAAACACAGGATGTGTAAATACTACTGTGTGAAATGTATTCAGAAACGTTTAACAATGAATCACTATGAATGGCATCTGATGCTAACTTTGGGACAGGTTGAAACTGAGCTAGTTGGAGTGTCGGACTGATTTGCTGAATCCTCAGCAGCTGCGTGTCATCTCTTTGAGAATGGAGACGAAGGTGGAAGCAGCAAACTTAGGGTCATGGACCAGATCCTGTAGGAGCTCCCGGCCCTTCTCCCGAGCCTTGTCAGAGCACATGGCCGAGCGCCACATCCTCACCAGAGAACCCACTGTCATAAGGAAAACAACAGGAAAATGTGTAAGGATGTGGTGTAACCTGATGCAAGTGATGTGTTACTGTAGATCTCTCAATTGAAATGCACTTCATACATTTCACCACTAGAgggagactacagactacatctgggttctccaatcctgttcctggaaagctaccctcctgtaggttggTTTTCCCTCTAACCCCATTTGTAACTAACCTGtatcagcttatcaaccagctaattattagaatgaAGTGCGCTAGatagggttggagcgaaaacctacaggatggtagctctccaggaacagggttgaagagCCCTGGACTACATTGTCACAGACTGGCATCTGTCTACCATCTCAATTTGACTCTGAAATGTATATTTCACTCTACTTTTCATACAAGCAAAAAATATCATATTTTCTGAATGTTTGTCTTGGGAGACTAAAAGTACTTACTCAGAATCCTGTTCATTCTGGTCATCCAGCCGAAGATATAGAGGGTGTGGTTCTCCTCCTTGCTGAGGTCAGCTATGTTAGGGGCGCTATCCCCCTCCTGAAGCACCCTGCTGGGCAGAGGGCTCATGAACAGCACAGAGTTATTCAGGTTGGACTGGAAGTATGTTGCTGCTACGTAGTCTGCAGAGTTCATCCAGTTTTGGGCGAATGAAACCTCTGGGCTGGAATAGTAGCTCATCCTATAAAGTTCAAAGGTTTGATTTGGACATACAGTAAGGACTCAATTGTGACTCAAAGTGATTGCATCCAATAATGTTATTTTGTTAGATTGAGGCAAAAGCTGATAGGAGGACAGAGCATACAGTTTGAACTGAGAATCATATGTTTAAATGAAACAAAAATTAGTTGTCAGAGTTCCAACAATGAAGGAAGACAAACAGCGCATTGACAACTGGTGATGACCTGCAGAATGATACTGTATGTTAATACTCACTTTGCCTTGCAGCTGGTTGAGGCAGTATTCAAAGAGAGCTGTTGACCTGCCCAATAGACACCCAGAATCTGGTCCCTTTTCTCAAAGTCAGAAATCTCAGATGCACTCACGTCTTTCAGAGTCTAGAATGGAATGGTAGCATATTAAAAACCAAGACCAACAAGTAATTCTATGAAATCACCAATGAGTCACTTATGAATAGTGACTTACACAACTAAAGGTACATACAGATTTGGCCTCCTATGGCAAGAAGGAAAATGCCTCCTATAGGGAAAAAGGAAAAGTAGATGCTCATTAAATACCTGGAAGAATTCTTCCCACTTGGCCATAAGGCCTGGGTACTTAGTAGAGCAGTCTGTGTAGGAGGTGCAGTAGTCTTCTGCTGCCTCAGCTGGTGCCTGTACCTGAATGAGACCATCTCCAATCACGTCTTTCTGCACAGCAGCCAGGAACGGGATCACTGAAAGGTAGTAGTTCACAcctgaacagacagagacagacagagaggttacTAATGGCATTTTATTGACAAGCTGTAAATGTTAAAGGCCAGTACAGCAGCTAATGAAAATAACACTGTAAAAGTATGAGTAAaaagtgttatttcctgatagttgctcgTTGAAagtacaatctacacaggaccttctaaatCAGCAGGTTTGCAAGTGCGGGAGTGTCGGCTTTCCATGGtaacatcaccaagaggtaaattagttaatagatctACAGTATAGTAAAAAGAGTTCCAGacatctctgccaataacagctagttttcatttTTACTCAGACCTCTGCTAGACAGTCCTAGCAATTGTTTTTGCTAAAAAGCCATTTTTGTATATTTTTGACGATTTTAATGGAAAgatattacagtaaggtacttaattgttacccagaaatgatttgatattgatatgaaaaaaaatggctgcattggacctttaactgCACATGTAGGGCCACACACATGGCCTGCATGGTTGAATATGTGTAACACTACTGTACTTACAGGCCCACCAGCTATTAGCAGAAATGCACATGGGATCTCCTTCCTTTCCACATGTTGTAGCGCCAGTAGGGTCAACCAACCGCCCTATAGGAACAGAAGCGCATCCGGTCACATGACTTTTGCTTTTCATTTCCACATGATAACCTTTGAGAAACGTATTCACTCCTGCCCCAGAACAAAGTCAACATGATTAGTGTACTGTACCACCACAAAAAGAATGTGCATATAGTGTTTACATAACAATGTGCATATAGTGTTTACATAACAATGTGCATATAGTGTTTACATAACACTGTGCATATAGTGTTTACATAACAATGTGCATATAGTGTTTACATAACAATGTGCATGTACagtggcacccttgataaagatttgtgactgtataaaataaaaaattaaaatgctgagaaatgaatggtaaataatgtattgtgtcatgtataataaaagtgactccaaaataagaatagaatatgtttctgagcacttctacatatggatgctaccatgacgatggataatcctgaatgaatagtgaataatgatgaatgagaaagttacagaggcacaaagatcatacccccaagacatgatgacttctcaccattaccaataacaggggaggttagcatgttatatcatacccccaaatcATGATGatttctcaccattaccaattaCAGGTGAGGTTAGCAtgttatatcatacccccaaatcATGATGACTTCTCCCCATTACCAATTACAGGTGAGGTTAGCAtgttatatcatacccccaaatcATGATGatttctcaccattaccaattacaggggaggttagcatgttaaatcatacccccaagacatgacTTCTCCCCATTACCAATTACAGGTGAGGTTAGCAtgttatatcatacccccaagacatgatgacttctcatcattaccaataacaggggaggttagcatgtctttggGGTATGATCTTTCacccaaatacaaaaaaaattgacatatttatttacaagAATCTTAAGGGTGTCAGTAATTTTGACCCATACCTTTTTGAGAGAAGaaagtattacttgttaaacatcTTTCTTTGAGCAATTGCATTGGtttaaataatataatttcccaatttttttgagcatacaatatagctcagtatttgaattacttattttatacagtcattattgctcatctttatcaagggtgtcaatcatttcagaCTCCACTGTATTTGGCTTTCCAAAGCAACTTAATCATTGCCCAACATACCTGATCTGAGTTTCCAGCCCATCTGCAGAGGCAGGCCCCAGAACAGACTGTCAGTCTCATTGGTTCCCATGGAGGCCATGTACTTGTCTGTGGATCCCA from Salvelinus fontinalis isolate EN_2023a chromosome 20, ASM2944872v1, whole genome shotgun sequence encodes:
- the LOC129817528 gene encoding protein LEG1 homolog; this encodes MQCIWTLSLLQLVALWANAAVITENGLPILWDQAPSQLSELTQVDNVVTINPWNYLQRMSLYRTLVGSTDKYMASMGTNETDSLFWGLPLQMGWKLRSGRLVDPTGATTCGKEGDPMCISANSWWACVNYYLSVIPFLAAVQKDVIGDGLIQVQAPAEAAEDYCTSYTDCSTKYPGLMAKWEEFFQTLKDVSASEISDFEKRDQILGVYWAGQQLSLNTASTSCKAKMSYYSSPEVSFAQNWMNSADYVAATYFQSNLNNSVLFMSPLPSRVLQEGDSAPNIADLSKEENHTLYIFGWMTRMNRILMGSLVRMWRSAMCSDKAREKGRELLQDLVHDPKFAASTFVSILKEMTRSC
- the LOC129817529 gene encoding protein THEMIS-like — its product is MERMAMTLEKFTRSLDATSLPRVLQIQSGYYFQGSVYELFGREWSFSYGELLKIIGISVTRLNVELQSEGSKSMTVDISLDYPGLFRIVADKSPYTSIQEIVEAVCISPECLGQPEFRCPEELQLAEGTIHAEESFRLTALRTKHGDSHVECEVTRKDSKHIFTVKLSHTGEFYECADDQFYTLRELVEWKMPKGRKRTVTWAKSLPSKEKWVSKLPEDYSGELVLTPVYELQTVSKFGKNVVFIPSTLDVEVLDVTEESDGACFMQPLSLRDVFAKPSEVFPFRAEIIEPPSQVQEELGFLKSSKQVIVHGAYQTKRILASEIRSEAQRRFLIPVSYNGRFKRRPRMFPTAYDLEVAKSDMEQLHVVATRAFEADYEGLSSVLVGDQYLVHKRETSEVIYGGRRKTVEALACEKMVGKKYEAVLIPMCLDGGFVEVVHDKKQYMLSEVCHRFSLPFNVKVSMRDLSVMEDLLAGATGLQLEEEITDPYLLVSTPDLAQCWEVPVNRINMTLQLLQQWSGPEPTQGQAVRSAVEEIGEDCYFTLRRYVNASVLPPPRPPKRHQQPLEDTLKLQPPRPKKPGPPSPKSPHTAKPAMPSPSSFDCAEQNTSIPRNETSNTNLVAVPKPGPQKAIVEENSPHNNTIEQDDEYTHDYEYIDEDELDSIRRKLNDQSIHITDRKKSENTYAMQTAKQV